The Aminivibrio pyruvatiphilus genome contains a region encoding:
- a CDS encoding HD domain-containing protein, with protein sequence MITRSLIELVFSAASMERWNDHPHPATFTELGKQAHKMIMAWVIARYEGEERGRDIDWTALIEGGIFEFLHRVVLTDIKPPVFHKLMQDPGQREKLNSWVADRLAPDLEGLSPDFAARFRAYLLHDGDLSLERKSLRAAHYLATKWEFDFIYHWSSTKSMFGIEQTRGEISRQINEHRDLRAVDEMLAARELPDRDMGLWGFVSLVGQLGFQKRWAQTPRIPQTSVLGHLLFVAVLAYFISMETGACPRRKYNNFFGGLLHDLPEVLTRDIVSPVKNSVEGLDDLIKAYEKQAMEERILPLLPEGWRQEIRYFTENEFRNKICPKGVDVPALLDGDIREEQNRDELNPLDGRIIEACDKLAAYIEASHSIRLGLAPQALADGKRNLYSRFGRSVISGFPMGQLFDYFW encoded by the coding sequence GTGATAACCCGTTCCCTGATTGAACTCGTGTTCTCCGCCGCCAGCATGGAGCGCTGGAACGACCACCCCCACCCAGCCACCTTCACCGAGCTGGGAAAGCAGGCCCACAAGATGATCATGGCGTGGGTCATCGCCCGGTACGAGGGAGAGGAACGGGGCCGGGACATCGACTGGACGGCCCTCATCGAGGGGGGGATCTTCGAGTTCCTTCACAGGGTGGTCCTGACGGACATCAAACCTCCCGTCTTCCACAAGCTCATGCAGGACCCCGGGCAGAGGGAAAAGCTCAACTCCTGGGTGGCCGACAGGCTCGCCCCCGATCTCGAGGGTCTGTCCCCGGACTTCGCCGCCCGCTTCCGGGCGTATCTTCTCCACGACGGGGACCTCTCCCTGGAGCGCAAAAGCCTCCGGGCGGCCCACTACCTGGCCACCAAGTGGGAGTTCGACTTCATCTACCACTGGAGCAGCACCAAGTCCATGTTCGGCATCGAGCAGACCAGGGGCGAGATTTCAAGACAGATCAACGAGCACCGGGACCTGCGGGCGGTGGACGAAATGCTCGCCGCCCGGGAACTGCCCGACAGGGACATGGGTCTCTGGGGCTTCGTCTCCCTGGTGGGACAGCTGGGCTTCCAGAAGCGGTGGGCCCAGACTCCCCGGATCCCCCAGACATCGGTCCTTGGACACCTGCTCTTCGTGGCCGTCCTCGCCTATTTCATCTCCATGGAGACCGGCGCCTGCCCCAGGAGGAAATACAACAACTTCTTCGGCGGACTGCTCCACGACCTTCCCGAGGTGCTGACCCGGGACATCGTCTCCCCGGTGAAAAACTCCGTGGAGGGGCTCGACGACCTCATCAAGGCCTACGAAAAGCAGGCCATGGAGGAGCGGATCCTCCCCCTCCTCCCCGAAGGGTGGCGGCAGGAGATCCGGTACTTCACCGAGAACGAGTTCCGCAACAAGATCTGCCCGAAGGGAGTGGACGTTCCGGCCCTCCTCGACGGCGACATCAGGGAAGAACAGAACAGGGACGAACTCAACCCTCTCGACGGGCGGATCATCGAGGCCTGCGACAAACTGGCGGCCTACATCGAGGCATCCCACTCCATCCGTCTCGGGCTCGCCCCGCAGGCGCTGGCCGACGGAAAGCGGAACCTGTACTCCCGATTCGGTCGGTCGGTGATCTCGGGCTTCCCCATGGGGCAGCTCTTCGACTATTTCTGGTAA
- the pepT gene encoding peptidase T — protein MMPSVLDRFLKYIQIPTQAAHGKDSVPSTPGQMTLAVELGKELRALGLSDVTVDGHAYVTATLPANTDKKIPVIAFNAHLDTALEVTDDTVRPRLVENYDGGDIVLNEKERVVLSPSTFPDLLKYRGETLVVTDGTTLLGADDKAGIAEIMAALEYMTNHPEFVHGCVKVVFSPDEEIGHGASLLDLEKFGADFAYTVDGGEAGEISYETFNAARAKVTVHGRSVHPGKSKNKMVNSILLGMELASMFPADETPATTEAYEGFFHLLGFSGNVETTTMDYIIRDHSPEKFQQRKKAMEDAVTALNGRYGQGTADLDMADQYYNMLEKVKPVMHIVDTAMDAMRQLDIEPKVIPVRGGTDGSQLSYRGLPAPNLFSGGHNAHGKHEFIAVSSMEKAVKLILKIVELYAGK, from the coding sequence ATGATGCCATCAGTTCTCGACCGTTTTTTGAAGTACATTCAGATCCCCACCCAGGCCGCCCACGGCAAAGATTCGGTTCCCAGCACCCCGGGGCAGATGACCCTTGCCGTAGAGCTTGGAAAGGAACTGCGGGCCCTGGGCCTTTCTGACGTGACCGTGGACGGGCACGCCTACGTCACGGCCACCCTCCCCGCCAACACGGACAAAAAGATCCCCGTCATCGCCTTCAACGCCCACCTGGACACGGCCCTGGAGGTCACGGACGACACGGTCCGTCCCCGGCTGGTGGAAAACTACGACGGAGGCGACATCGTCCTCAACGAAAAGGAGCGGGTGGTGCTCTCTCCTTCCACCTTCCCCGACCTGCTGAAGTACAGGGGCGAGACCCTGGTGGTCACCGACGGCACCACCCTCCTCGGCGCCGACGACAAGGCGGGAATCGCCGAGATCATGGCGGCCCTGGAATACATGACGAACCATCCGGAGTTCGTCCACGGCTGCGTGAAGGTGGTCTTCTCCCCGGACGAGGAGATCGGCCACGGGGCGAGCCTTCTGGATCTGGAGAAATTCGGCGCCGATTTCGCCTACACCGTGGACGGCGGGGAAGCGGGGGAGATCAGCTACGAGACCTTCAACGCCGCCAGGGCGAAGGTGACGGTCCACGGACGGAGCGTCCACCCGGGCAAGTCCAAGAACAAGATGGTGAACTCCATCCTCCTGGGCATGGAGCTGGCCTCCATGTTCCCCGCGGACGAGACTCCGGCGACAACCGAGGCGTACGAGGGGTTCTTCCACCTCCTGGGCTTTTCGGGGAACGTGGAGACCACCACCATGGACTACATTATCCGGGACCACTCGCCGGAGAAGTTCCAGCAGAGAAAAAAGGCCATGGAGGACGCCGTGACGGCTTTGAACGGCCGGTACGGCCAGGGCACGGCGGATCTGGATATGGCCGACCAGTACTACAACATGCTGGAGAAGGTCAAGCCGGTGATGCATATCGTGGACACCGCTATGGATGCCATGAGGCAGTTGGACATCGAGCCGAAGGTCATCCCGGTCAGGGGGGGCACCGACGGCTCCCAGCTCAGCTACCGGGGGCTTCCGGCCCCGAACCTTTTCTCCGGCGGGCACAACGCCCACGGAAAGCACGAATTCATCGCCGTCTCCTCCATGGAGAAGGCGGTGAAGCTGATACTGAAGATCGTGGAGCTCTACGCGGGGAAATAG
- a CDS encoding M42 family metallopeptidase, translating to MMKIDMEYVLRLLRELMDIPSVAGDCRKILDRTEREFLSFGLPVKRTRKGALLATMKGRNDEEVRLVSAHVDTLGAVVREIKPNGRLRLLQIGGFAWTSFETENLVVRTASGRDVRGSLLPEKASIHAFSDTVRETLRTDENMEVRLDEPVSSPEDVRALGIEVGDFVFFDPRYEVSESGFVKSRFLDDKACVAFLFGAIKAVKDSGIPPAHTTVFYLTNYEEHGHGISCLPENTTEHLALDVGIVAPPANSREDAVTIVARDSRTPYDFAFRKFLSDLAAENNIPFRVDTHFRYGSDASLAAVAGFDANFACFGPGVDASHSYERTTIRAVEASGELLAAYLVTDRK from the coding sequence ATGATGAAGATCGATATGGAGTACGTGCTCCGGCTGCTCAGGGAACTGATGGACATCCCATCGGTGGCCGGGGACTGCCGGAAAATTCTGGACAGGACCGAAAGGGAGTTTCTCTCCTTCGGCCTTCCGGTCAAGAGAACCCGCAAGGGGGCCCTTCTCGCGACCATGAAGGGGCGGAACGACGAGGAAGTCCGTCTCGTCTCCGCCCACGTTGATACCCTCGGGGCGGTGGTCCGGGAGATCAAGCCCAACGGACGGCTTCGCCTCCTCCAGATCGGGGGCTTCGCCTGGACCTCCTTCGAGACCGAGAATCTTGTCGTCCGGACCGCCTCGGGCCGGGATGTCCGGGGAAGCCTTCTTCCGGAGAAGGCCTCCATCCACGCCTTTTCCGATACGGTCCGGGAGACCCTGCGGACCGACGAGAACATGGAGGTCCGCCTGGACGAGCCCGTTTCCTCCCCGGAGGACGTCCGGGCCCTCGGGATCGAGGTGGGAGATTTTGTCTTCTTCGACCCCCGGTACGAAGTTTCGGAATCGGGTTTCGTGAAGTCACGCTTCCTCGACGACAAGGCCTGCGTCGCCTTCCTGTTCGGGGCGATAAAGGCCGTGAAGGATTCCGGAATTCCTCCGGCCCATACGACCGTGTTCTACCTGACCAACTACGAGGAGCACGGTCACGGTATCTCCTGTCTGCCGGAGAATACGACGGAGCACCTCGCCCTTGACGTGGGGATCGTGGCCCCTCCGGCAAATTCCAGGGAGGACGCCGTGACCATCGTGGCCCGGGACAGCCGGACCCCCTACGACTTCGCCTTCAGGAAGTTCCTGTCCGACCTCGCCGCGGAGAACAACATCCCCTTCAGGGTGGACACTCACTTCCGGTATGGCTCCGACGCCAGCCTCGCGGCCGTGGCGGGCTTCGACGCCAATTTCGCCTGCTTCGGGCCCGGCGTGGACGCGTCCCATTCCTACGAACGCACCACCATCAGGGCGGTGGAGGCCTCCGGTGAACTTCTCGCCGCCTATCTCGTCACCGACAGGAAATAA
- a CDS encoding ABC transporter substrate-binding protein, translating to MKGNSRTKATLLAVSAAVLLCLFAVPALAKDTLVVANIYDARTLDPIVQNEVATSGMCLHIYDTLLALDQENNLVPMLAEKWEQIDDVTYKFTLRKGVKFHNGEPFSAKDVKYTVERAQTPVGSAIRQYSEVVDKVEIVDDYTVIFRLKAPFTPFLMSLSHTWGSIVNQKAVEAGGESYGMNPVGTGPFKFKSWNKGDRIVLERNDDYWGKKPAYKELVMRAVAESINRTIELESGAVDIAYRVPVTDVRRVEENEKLTLYRHLENSTTYMGFNCAKAPWDNPKVRQAVRLALDNVGMQKAVFRGTGRAPNAPVAPSVKYSHKDIPYVKRDVEAAKKLLAEAGVQLPLKAEIWTNDYKPRRDLATIIQAQLKEVGIELEHKVLEWGAYLDGLQKKTHDMYILGWVASVPDAEFAISGVLRSTGGSNYSFFADAEVDALLEKGKSLPDGEERAAVYKKVQERIHELAPWVYMYNEETFHGSQKNVKGFVPSPRGYHLLTNVTFE from the coding sequence ATGAAAGGAAACTCCCGCACCAAGGCAACGCTTCTGGCAGTATCCGCAGCAGTTCTTCTGTGCCTTTTTGCCGTTCCCGCCCTGGCGAAGGATACTCTTGTCGTGGCCAACATTTACGACGCCCGCACCCTGGACCCCATCGTCCAGAATGAGGTGGCCACCTCCGGAATGTGCCTTCACATCTACGACACCCTTCTTGCCCTCGACCAGGAGAACAACCTCGTCCCCATGCTCGCCGAGAAATGGGAGCAGATTGACGACGTGACCTACAAGTTCACTCTCCGCAAGGGCGTGAAATTCCACAACGGCGAGCCGTTCTCGGCGAAAGACGTCAAGTACACCGTCGAACGCGCCCAGACTCCCGTCGGAAGCGCCATCCGCCAGTATTCCGAAGTTGTCGACAAGGTGGAGATCGTGGATGACTACACCGTCATCTTCAGGCTGAAGGCTCCTTTCACCCCCTTCCTCATGTCCCTGAGCCACACCTGGGGAAGCATCGTGAACCAGAAGGCCGTCGAGGCCGGCGGTGAGTCCTACGGCATGAATCCCGTGGGCACGGGCCCCTTCAAGTTCAAGAGCTGGAACAAGGGCGACCGGATCGTCCTCGAGAGAAATGATGACTACTGGGGCAAGAAGCCTGCCTACAAGGAGCTCGTGATGCGGGCCGTGGCCGAGAGCATCAACCGGACCATCGAGCTCGAGAGCGGCGCCGTGGATATCGCCTACCGCGTGCCCGTGACCGATGTCCGTCGCGTCGAGGAGAACGAAAAGCTGACCCTGTACCGTCACCTGGAGAACTCGACGACCTACATGGGATTCAACTGCGCCAAGGCTCCCTGGGACAACCCGAAGGTCCGCCAGGCCGTCCGCCTCGCCCTCGACAACGTGGGAATGCAGAAGGCCGTCTTCCGCGGCACCGGCAGGGCTCCCAACGCCCCCGTGGCCCCGAGCGTGAAGTACTCCCACAAGGACATTCCCTACGTGAAGCGTGACGTCGAGGCCGCCAAGAAACTTCTTGCCGAGGCCGGCGTGCAGCTTCCCCTGAAGGCCGAGATCTGGACCAACGACTACAAGCCCCGCCGCGACCTCGCGACGATCATCCAGGCCCAGCTCAAGGAAGTGGGAATCGAGCTCGAGCACAAGGTCCTCGAGTGGGGTGCCTATCTTGACGGTCTCCAGAAGAAGACCCACGACATGTACATCCTCGGCTGGGTCGCTTCCGTTCCCGACGCGGAGTTCGCCATTTCCGGCGTGCTGAGATCCACCGGCGGCTCCAACTACTCCTTCTTCGCCGATGCGGAAGTGGACGCGCTCCTCGAGAAGGGCAAGAGCCTTCCTGACGGCGAAGAGCGCGCAGCGGTGTACAAGAAGGTCCAGGAGCGGATTCACGAACTTGCCCCGTGGGTGTACATGTACAACGAGGAGACCTTCCACGGTTCCCAGAAGAACGTGAAGGGATTCGTTCCCAGCCCCAGGGGATACCACCTGCTGACGAACGTAACCTTCGAATAG
- a CDS encoding ABC transporter ATP-binding protein, translating to MEDKKLLLDIQDLSIHYVVESGTVHAVEHLNLSLAPGENLGFVGETGAGKTTTALGIMGLVPNPPGKVVSGKILFEGEDLLKKPEEQMRSIRGGKIAMIFQDPMTSLNPVITVDKQIAEMVLLHNDVTEQQALERAEEMLELVGIKRERARDYPHQFSGGMKQRVVIAIALACNPTLLIADEPTTALDVTIQAQVLELMHELRRKINTSLIMITHDLGIVAEMCDKVAIMYAGKVVEYAPTEALFNHPGHPYTEGLFNSIPDLDSDEEELKVIQGLMPDPTNLPSGCTFHPRCPYAVEACSKDVPPMVEIEPGHFVACPVRGKPYLHLGK from the coding sequence ATGGAAGACAAAAAATTGCTGCTCGACATACAGGACCTCTCGATCCACTACGTAGTGGAAAGCGGCACCGTCCACGCGGTGGAGCACCTCAATCTTTCCCTCGCTCCCGGAGAGAACCTCGGCTTCGTCGGGGAGACCGGAGCGGGCAAAACCACCACGGCCCTTGGGATCATGGGGCTCGTGCCGAACCCTCCGGGGAAGGTCGTCAGCGGGAAGATCCTCTTTGAAGGAGAAGACCTGCTGAAGAAGCCGGAGGAACAGATGCGCTCCATCCGGGGAGGCAAGATCGCCATGATCTTCCAGGACCCCATGACCTCCCTGAATCCCGTCATCACCGTGGACAAGCAGATCGCGGAGATGGTGCTCCTCCACAACGACGTGACGGAGCAGCAGGCCCTTGAGCGGGCCGAGGAGATGCTCGAGCTCGTGGGCATCAAGAGGGAGCGGGCGAGGGACTACCCCCACCAGTTCAGCGGAGGCATGAAGCAGCGGGTGGTCATCGCCATCGCCCTTGCGTGCAACCCGACCCTGCTCATCGCCGACGAACCCACCACGGCCCTCGACGTCACCATCCAGGCCCAGGTGCTGGAGCTGATGCACGAACTCCGGAGGAAGATCAACACGTCCCTCATCATGATCACCCATGACCTGGGCATCGTCGCCGAAATGTGCGACAAGGTGGCCATCATGTATGCCGGAAAGGTGGTGGAATACGCCCCCACGGAGGCACTGTTCAATCACCCCGGCCATCCCTACACCGAGGGGCTGTTCAATTCCATTCCCGACCTTGATTCCGACGAAGAGGAGCTGAAGGTCATCCAGGGCCTGATGCCGGATCCCACGAATCTTCCGTCGGGATGCACGTTCCACCCCCGCTGCCCCTACGCGGTGGAAGCCTGTTCGAAGGACGTCCCTCCCATGGTGGAGATCGAGCCCGGACATTTCGTGGCGTGCCCCGTGCGGGGAAAGCCCTACCTTCACCTCGGGAAATAG
- the nikB gene encoding nickel ABC transporter permease has product MFKYIARRILFLLPVLVGVSFIVFSLLYITPGDPARMVLGDQATEEAVQEFRNKEGLNDPFLVQYGRYVYKALQGDIGRSYMTRRPVSDEILSAFPSTIKLAALSMVIAILLGIPFGIISAIRQYSLFDSVTMIFAMVGLSMPVFWLGILLILFFSVQLRWLPSSGFDSLAAMILPSITLAAQSVAIVTRMTRSSMLEVVRQDYIRTARAKGQKESVVIWRHALGNALIPVVTVVGLQFGHLLGGAVLTESIFSIPGVGRLMVEAIKMRDYPLVQGGVLYIAIAFSLVNLLVDLVYAWVDPRIKAQYK; this is encoded by the coding sequence ATGTTCAAATATATAGCCAGAAGGATCCTCTTTCTTCTCCCTGTGCTCGTGGGGGTCTCGTTCATCGTTTTCTCCCTCCTCTATATCACTCCCGGCGATCCCGCCCGGATGGTCCTCGGAGACCAGGCAACGGAGGAGGCCGTCCAGGAATTCCGCAACAAGGAAGGGCTGAACGATCCTTTCCTGGTCCAGTACGGTCGGTATGTCTACAAGGCGCTCCAGGGTGATATCGGCCGTTCGTACATGACACGGCGCCCGGTATCCGATGAAATTCTCTCCGCCTTTCCGTCCACCATCAAGCTCGCGGCCTTGTCCATGGTGATCGCGATTCTTCTCGGCATTCCCTTCGGCATTATTTCGGCGATCCGCCAATATTCCCTGTTTGATTCAGTGACCATGATTTTTGCGATGGTGGGGCTTTCCATGCCGGTGTTCTGGCTCGGAATCCTGCTGATCCTGTTTTTTTCGGTCCAGCTTCGCTGGCTTCCTTCATCGGGGTTCGACTCTCTCGCAGCCATGATTCTTCCCTCGATTACCCTCGCCGCCCAGTCGGTGGCGATCGTGACGCGGATGACCCGTTCGAGCATGCTTGAAGTCGTGCGGCAGGACTACATCCGGACGGCCCGGGCCAAGGGGCAGAAGGAATCGGTGGTCATCTGGAGGCATGCCCTGGGGAACGCCCTCATCCCAGTGGTTACGGTGGTGGGACTTCAGTTCGGCCATCTTCTCGGCGGCGCCGTGCTTACGGAGTCCATTTTCTCCATTCCCGGGGTGGGACGGCTTATGGTGGAGGCCATCAAGATGCGGGACTACCCCCTGGTCCAGGGCGGCGTTCTGTACATAGCCATAGCCTTCAGCCTGGTTAATCTGCTGGTGGACCTTGTCTATGCCTGGGTCGATCCCCGGATCAAGGCGCAGTACAAATGA
- the larB gene encoding nickel pincer cofactor biosynthesis protein LarB, producing the protein MDEHSLLSLIRRVKDGDLDENELVRQIRAMPFRDLGEVKFDTHRALRKGFGEIVYCPGKSDSQIESIASALAGTEDNILFSRATAHQYGIVRSHLQDAVFHEKARIIGAKRKDYPACEGLTVITAGSSDVPVAEEAAVTAEYMGCTVERLYDVGVAGLHRLLAHVDVLQRSRAIVAVAGMEGALPSVVGGLVSCPVVAVPTSTGYGANLGGIAPLLTMLNSCASGVSVMNIDNGLGAGYFAALVVRQSK; encoded by the coding sequence ATGGATGAACACAGTCTTCTTTCCCTCATCCGCCGGGTGAAGGACGGAGATCTCGACGAAAACGAGCTGGTTCGGCAGATACGGGCAATGCCCTTCCGGGACCTCGGGGAGGTGAAATTCGACACCCACAGGGCCCTCCGGAAAGGCTTCGGGGAGATCGTCTACTGCCCCGGAAAGAGCGATTCCCAGATCGAATCGATCGCCTCGGCCCTCGCCGGAACGGAGGACAACATCCTCTTTTCGAGGGCTACTGCCCACCAGTACGGCATCGTCCGGAGCCACCTGCAGGACGCCGTATTCCACGAAAAAGCCCGGATCATCGGGGCGAAGAGGAAGGACTATCCTGCCTGCGAGGGGCTCACGGTCATCACGGCGGGCAGCAGCGACGTTCCCGTGGCGGAGGAGGCGGCGGTCACCGCCGAATACATGGGGTGCACGGTGGAACGGCTGTACGACGTGGGGGTGGCGGGGCTGCACAGGCTCCTCGCCCATGTGGACGTTCTGCAGCGGTCCAGGGCCATCGTGGCCGTGGCGGGCATGGAGGGAGCCCTTCCCAGCGTCGTCGGGGGGCTGGTGTCCTGTCCCGTGGTGGCCGTACCCACGAGCACCGGCTACGGCGCGAACCTCGGAGGCATTGCGCCCCTGCTCACCATGCTGAACTCCTGCGCTTCGGGAGTGTCGGTGATGAACATCGACAACGGCCTCGGCGCGGGGTACTTCGCTGCCCTGGTGGTGCGGCAGTCGAAATAG
- a CDS encoding ABC transporter ATP-binding protein codes for MEQTHPMVEVTNLKKYFKTKRGMLHAVDDVSFTIRKGETLGLVGESGCGKSTLGRVMIRLLEATGGEAKFWGEDILRYSAGKMKDMRRKVQIVFQDPYSSLNPRLSVSELIAEPLLVNRVYSSAAERNRKIAELMDTVGLARRLMNAYPHELDGGRRQRIGIARSLALSPEFIVLDEPVSALDVCIQAQILNLLNSLQKQFGYTYVFISHNLSVVKHVSDRIAVMYLGKIVELSDYKSLFVEPLHPYTQALLSAIPLPKFGKKRDRIILEGDVPSPIEPPEGCRFQGRCPYRQDVCKEKTPELRELEPGRFVACHFARTLVPASGK; via the coding sequence ATGGAACAGACACATCCGATGGTTGAAGTCACCAACCTGAAAAAATACTTCAAGACCAAGCGGGGAATGCTCCACGCCGTTGACGACGTTTCCTTCACCATCCGCAAGGGGGAGACCCTCGGCCTCGTGGGCGAGTCGGGATGCGGGAAGTCCACCCTCGGACGGGTGATGATCCGCCTGCTGGAAGCGACCGGCGGGGAGGCAAAGTTCTGGGGTGAGGATATCCTCAGGTATTCAGCGGGAAAGATGAAGGATATGCGGAGGAAGGTCCAGATTGTTTTCCAGGACCCCTATTCCAGCCTGAACCCGCGGCTGTCGGTGTCCGAGCTCATCGCGGAACCCCTGCTCGTGAACAGGGTGTACTCCTCGGCAGCCGAGCGGAACAGGAAGATCGCCGAGCTGATGGATACCGTGGGCCTCGCCAGGCGGCTCATGAACGCATACCCCCACGAACTTGACGGCGGAAGGCGCCAGAGGATCGGCATCGCCAGGTCCCTCGCCCTGTCGCCGGAATTCATCGTCCTGGACGAGCCGGTATCCGCCCTGGACGTGTGCATCCAGGCCCAGATCCTGAACCTTCTGAACAGTCTCCAGAAGCAGTTCGGCTACACCTACGTCTTCATCTCCCACAACCTGAGCGTGGTGAAGCACGTGTCGGACCGCATCGCGGTCATGTACCTGGGAAAGATCGTGGAACTTTCGGACTACAAGAGCCTGTTCGTGGAGCCCCTGCATCCCTACACCCAGGCCCTTCTGTCGGCGATTCCCCTGCCGAAGTTCGGAAAAAAGCGGGACCGCATCATCCTGGAAGGGGACGTTCCCAGCCCCATCGAGCCTCCCGAGGGATGCCGGTTCCAGGGACGGTGCCCCTACAGGCAGGACGTCTGCAAAGAGAAGACCCCGGAGCTGAGGGAACTCGAGCCCGGCCGGTTCGTGGCCTGCCATTTCGCGAGAACCCTCGTGCCGGCCTCGGGAAAATAA
- a CDS encoding SPFH domain-containing protein — MAMIQVVSFDSGLDPHEVLAWRYRDPENPGKGDELGTWTQLVVDESQEAVLYRNGQALDLFGPGRYTLSTANMPLLSKVVNLPFGGESPFKAWVWFVNRVHSLDVKWGTVSPIQLQDPKYGVLLPVRSYGQFGIRIGDSRKFLVKLVGAASRLDRETLLKHFRGLLLTRIHDLISTYLIHKKISVVEVNAWLDEISGEMRDRVAPLFREYGVEVLNFFVNSINVPEEDPAVAELKKTLTERAKMEVLGYSYQQMRSFDALEKAASNEGGGSLINAGLGLGVGVGGAFGRLAEQMGQNLTPAAPSSRTCGKCGTSVSEGARFCSGCGAPMPGRTVCPGCGAALSGGMKFCPECGMALSSRCPSCGKAASPGARFCPECGAGLGVKNSPEDR, encoded by the coding sequence ATGGCGATGATTCAGGTTGTGAGTTTCGATTCCGGGCTGGATCCTCACGAGGTCCTGGCCTGGCGTTACAGGGACCCGGAGAATCCCGGGAAGGGCGATGAACTGGGCACATGGACCCAGCTCGTGGTGGACGAGTCCCAGGAGGCTGTCCTCTACAGAAACGGACAGGCCCTGGATCTCTTCGGCCCGGGCAGGTATACCCTGTCCACGGCCAACATGCCCCTTCTCTCGAAGGTGGTGAACCTTCCCTTCGGAGGAGAATCTCCCTTCAAGGCATGGGTCTGGTTCGTCAACAGGGTTCACTCCCTCGACGTGAAGTGGGGCACTGTCTCACCCATCCAGCTCCAGGACCCGAAGTACGGTGTCCTGCTGCCCGTGCGTTCCTACGGCCAGTTCGGCATCCGCATCGGGGATTCCCGGAAGTTCCTGGTCAAGCTCGTCGGGGCCGCATCCCGGCTCGACCGGGAGACGCTGTTGAAGCATTTCCGCGGACTGCTTCTCACCCGGATCCATGACCTCATTTCCACCTACCTGATCCACAAGAAAATTTCCGTGGTGGAAGTCAACGCGTGGCTCGACGAGATCTCCGGCGAGATGAGGGACAGGGTGGCACCCCTGTTCCGGGAGTACGGCGTGGAGGTGCTCAACTTCTTCGTGAACTCCATCAATGTTCCGGAGGAGGACCCCGCCGTGGCGGAGCTCAAGAAGACCCTCACCGAGCGGGCAAAGATGGAGGTGCTGGGCTACAGCTACCAGCAGATGCGCTCCTTCGACGCCCTTGAGAAGGCGGCCTCCAACGAAGGGGGAGGAAGTCTCATCAACGCCGGGCTCGGGCTCGGAGTGGGCGTGGGCGGCGCCTTCGGCAGGCTGGCGGAGCAGATGGGGCAGAATCTTACCCCGGCGGCGCCTTCCTCCCGGACCTGCGGAAAGTGCGGCACGTCTGTATCGGAGGGGGCCAGGTTCTGTTCCGGATGCGGCGCCCCGATGCCCGGCAGGACCGTCTGCCCCGGGTGCGGCGCCGCCCTTTCCGGGGGGATGAAGTTCTGCCCGGAATGCGGCATGGCCCTGTCGTCCCGATGCCCCTCCTGCGGAAAGGCGGCCTCACCCGGAGCGAGATTCTGCCCGGAGTGCGGGGCGGGGCTTGGTGTGAAAAACAGCCCTGAAGATAGATAA
- a CDS encoding ABC transporter permease — MNEQTEKNIGQSQHGLREIFKRLSRAPLAMIGLAIVVVLVFTAVFADYIAPFGYADQDLMAAFEEPSKAHLFGTDEFGRDIFSRIIYGSRISLQVGFIAVGIAVFAGGFLGAIAGYYGGKADNLIMRAMDVLLSIPSILLAIAIAASLGPGLFNLMIAVGISSTPNYARIVRGSVLSIRNQEFVEAAKAVGSSDLRIILKHIIPNCLAPIIVQATLGVAIAILTAAGLSFIGLGIQPPIPEWGAMLSGGREYIRDYAYMTVFPGLAIMITILALNFLGDGLRDALDPKLKR; from the coding sequence ATGAATGAACAAACAGAAAAGAACATCGGGCAAAGCCAGCACGGCCTGAGAGAGATTTTCAAGCGCCTCAGCCGCGCGCCCCTGGCCATGATCGGCCTTGCCATAGTTGTCGTTCTTGTCTTTACAGCCGTCTTCGCCGACTATATCGCACCCTTCGGATACGCCGACCAGGATCTCATGGCGGCCTTCGAGGAACCTTCAAAAGCCCATCTCTTCGGCACCGACGAGTTCGGCCGGGATATCTTCAGCCGCATCATCTACGGATCCCGGATTTCCCTCCAGGTGGGCTTCATCGCGGTGGGAATCGCTGTTTTTGCCGGCGGCTTCCTCGGCGCCATTGCCGGGTATTACGGCGGGAAGGCCGACAACCTGATCATGAGGGCCATGGACGTCCTTCTTTCCATTCCCTCCATCCTTCTCGCCATCGCCATCGCCGCTTCCCTCGGTCCCGGTCTCTTCAACCTCATGATCGCCGTGGGCATATCCTCCACGCCGAACTATGCCCGAATCGTCCGGGGATCGGTGCTGTCCATCCGGAACCAGGAGTTCGTCGAAGCCGCGAAGGCTGTGGGATCATCGGACCTTCGGATCATCCTGAAGCACATCATCCCCAACTGCCTGGCTCCCATCATCGTCCAGGCGACCCTCGGGGTGGCCATCGCGATCCTGACCGCCGCCGGCCTGTCCTTCATCGGCCTCGGCATCCAGCCTCCCATCCCGGAATGGGGCGCCATGCTGTCCGGCGGGCGGGAGTACATCCGGGATTACGCCTACATGACCGTGTTTCCCGGCCTGGCCATCATGATCACCATTCTCGCGCTCAATTTCCTTGGGGACGGCCTCCGCGACGCCCTCGACCCCAAGCTGAAGCGATAG